One region of Moraxella sp. ZY210820 genomic DNA includes:
- the hscB gene encoding Fe-S protein assembly co-chaperone HscB codes for MNHFELFALPVQFDIDTAQLKQTFLQLQQQYHPDKAEDKDEALIKSSEINQAYQTLHHVDSRAGYLLHLKQQDQQLEQSIHDFEFLDSALEIREQLDEAKNSEQLQSLRTEVLQWLHGLSNEFKIDYAEQAWDEARDTVRKLRFFQKVLADIDVAEDRLLDDDLDSSFDDDFDD; via the coding sequence ATGAATCACTTTGAATTATTTGCCTTACCTGTACAGTTTGATATTGATACTGCACAATTAAAGCAAACTTTTTTACAATTACAACAACAATATCACCCAGACAAAGCTGAAGATAAAGACGAAGCCTTAATCAAATCCAGTGAAATCAATCAAGCCTATCAGACTTTACATCATGTTGATAGTCGTGCTGGGTATTTATTACACTTAAAACAACAAGACCAACAACTCGAGCAATCGATTCATGATTTTGAATTTTTAGATTCTGCTTTAGAAATTCGTGAACAGCTCGATGAAGCAAAAAACAGTGAACAATTACAATCCTTACGCACTGAAGTATTACAGTGGTTACATGGTTTAAGTAATGAGTTTAAAATCGACTATGCAGAACAAGCATGGGACGAAGCACGAGATACCGTACGTAAATTACGTTTCTTCCAAAAAGTATTGGCGGATATTGATGTTGCAGAAGACCGCTTACTTGATGATGATTTAGACAGTTCATTTGATGATGACTTTGATGACTAA
- a CDS encoding LysR family transcriptional regulator, which translates to MLELRHLKTLVALREHGSLVAAADDLCLTPSAISHQLKELDHWFGVEIVNRRSRPVQFSHVGERLLKLADDVLPQIQLAQSDIARLLHGQTGRIIFSSECHSCFDWLMPLLNQYRQQYPDVDLDFTSGFESNPHELLQQGEFDLLITADPISLSNIEYFPIFEYESRLVLANTHHLTKKNDIQVHDLAEEMLITYPVDKHRLDIMAKLFIPANMQPKQIRTTDFTPMLIQLVASGRGITALPDWVVYEYEQKGWVTSKRLHCVSQTGLRRTLYAGYRMNDKEKNYFVGFLKQLEKFSKNRENYYTE; encoded by the coding sequence ATGCTTGAATTACGCCATCTTAAAACATTAGTTGCATTACGTGAACATGGTTCATTGGTTGCGGCGGCTGATGATTTATGTTTAACACCATCAGCAATTTCTCATCAACTCAAAGAATTAGACCATTGGTTTGGAGTAGAAATCGTTAATCGCCGAAGTCGTCCAGTACAATTCTCTCATGTAGGCGAACGTTTATTAAAATTAGCTGATGATGTTTTACCACAAATACAATTAGCACAAAGTGATATTGCACGTTTATTGCATGGACAAACAGGTCGGATTATTTTTTCATCAGAATGTCATAGCTGTTTTGATTGGTTAATGCCATTATTAAATCAATATCGCCAACAATATCCTGATGTTGATTTAGATTTTACCTCGGGATTTGAGTCTAATCCACATGAATTATTACAACAAGGCGAATTTGATTTACTCATTACTGCCGACCCAATTAGCTTATCTAATATTGAATATTTTCCAATTTTTGAATATGAAAGTCGCTTAGTTTTAGCCAACACACATCATTTGACCAAAAAAAATGATATTCAAGTACATGATTTAGCTGAAGAAATGCTCATCACCTATCCTGTTGATAAACATCGTTTAGATATTATGGCTAAATTATTTATTCCCGCCAATATGCAACCTAAACAAATTCGTACCACAGATTTTACCCCAATGTTAATTCAACTGGTTGCGAGTGGTCGTGGTATTACCGCCCTACCTGACTGGGTGGTATATGAATATGAACAAAAAGGATGGGTTACTTCTAAGCGTTTGCATTGTGTCAGTCAGACAGGATTACGCCGTACACTTTATGCAGGTTATCGTATGAATGATAAAGAAAAAAATTATTTTGTTGGATTTTTAAAACAGTTAGAAAAGTTTTCTAAAAATCGTGAAAATTATTATACAGAGTAG
- a CDS encoding TonB-dependent receptor has product MRYTNLLLCILLAINVPVYAQEVEPVQQLETIEIYAQEQKINGLAFDESKKASDVIIKREKLQGKSATLGNALAGERGIHSNPFGGGASAPVIRGQEGVRVKVLQNGTDVVDMSNISPDHAVAVDTLLASQVELVRGSATLMYATASPAGVVNVVDNRIPASIPEKGYEGEIFSRYNTSSNEKLLTAGTTVGLGKHLALRMEGLLRRADNYTVPNLVINTGEDPVKRLPDSYNNSNVGTLGLSWVGSQGYLGVAVSERQDKYGLVGHNHMFDYCAPHLFNSEYPSYLNAYPHLMDSHHISKRLHDMHCGNNHADNPEHNHDNIYGHHHEHGDKGPWVDLKSRRYDLRGEWLNPIIGIDKLRLSTTYSKYHHDERGDGKTYLSQYEKEQIARGYISSNVKKKLGQAEFMKNNPESVYDNKGLNMRLELQHQPLGDINHYGELKGHWGIQYQTQTSSVKRPYIVVNDSVTYGERQPTGRLPLVDNKLKQFSIFGLEQYRLKNFTFELAARAEKQQIPIKYDMQYLADVMQHSKDKLPALDTYKENAFSYAGTVLWDFKPDYRLSFTASHNERLPTPMELYYHGKHLATNSFQYGNRHLDKEQSNNFELGLMYNGHQWDYKFSTYYNRFKNYIHNQNLYREGNLFQRRYTQSRANIYGIEGEVSYRFVPEQQITVYGDYVVGKLSKLPKIYGDLIYSDGYDCISTDEYGDYEDICYDVIGVETISPPNRYAPRMPPARLGLELKSTWNDAWTTYLDIMHVFEQKRTSTSIWVKEKSDDDKTKKSGAKLNTYPIPEDRTKGYTMLNLGVDYKRQWGGLDYRISFNANNLLNEKVYIHNSYLPYVPQMGRNFSLGLNVKF; this is encoded by the coding sequence ATGCGTTACACAAATTTATTGTTGTGTATTTTATTAGCGATTAATGTTCCTGTTTATGCACAAGAAGTTGAGCCTGTTCAACAACTTGAAACAATTGAAATCTATGCTCAAGAACAAAAAATCAATGGCTTAGCTTTTGATGAAAGTAAAAAAGCGAGTGATGTTATCATTAAGCGTGAAAAATTACAGGGTAAATCTGCAACATTGGGCAATGCATTAGCGGGTGAACGAGGTATCCATAGCAATCCTTTTGGTGGTGGTGCTTCAGCACCTGTGATTCGTGGTCAAGAAGGTGTGCGTGTAAAAGTCCTACAAAACGGAACTGATGTGGTCGATATGTCTAATATTTCGCCAGACCATGCTGTTGCGGTGGATACATTGCTTGCTAGTCAAGTTGAATTAGTGCGTGGGTCTGCAACTTTAATGTATGCAACAGCTTCTCCTGCAGGGGTTGTTAATGTTGTGGATAATCGCATTCCTGCTTCCATTCCAGAAAAGGGTTATGAAGGAGAAATTTTTAGCCGTTACAATACTTCAAGTAATGAAAAGCTACTTACCGCAGGAACAACAGTTGGTTTAGGAAAACATCTAGCCTTGCGTATGGAAGGCTTACTACGCCGTGCAGATAATTATACAGTACCAAATCTAGTCATTAATACTGGCGAAGACCCTGTAAAACGTTTACCTGATTCTTATAATAACTCTAATGTAGGCACTTTAGGTTTATCATGGGTGGGGTCTCAAGGTTATCTAGGAGTAGCGGTAAGTGAACGCCAAGATAAATATGGCTTAGTTGGTCATAATCATATGTTTGATTATTGTGCACCTCATCTATTTAATTCAGAATATCCAAGTTATTTAAATGCTTATCCCCATTTAATGGATAGTCATCATATCTCAAAAAGACTACATGATATGCATTGCGGTAATAATCATGCCGATAATCCCGAACATAACCATGACAATATCTACGGACATCACCATGAACATGGAGACAAAGGTCCATGGGTAGATTTAAAATCAAGACGTTATGATTTACGTGGAGAATGGCTAAACCCAATCATAGGTATTGATAAATTACGCTTAAGTACAACTTATAGTAAATATCATCATGATGAACGTGGAGATGGTAAGACCTATTTAAGTCAGTATGAAAAAGAACAAATTGCTCGTGGTTATATTTCTAGCAATGTCAAAAAGAAACTCGGTCAAGCCGAATTTATGAAAAACAACCCTGAGTCAGTTTATGACAATAAGGGATTGAATATGCGTTTAGAACTCCAGCATCAACCATTAGGCGATATTAATCATTATGGTGAATTAAAGGGACATTGGGGGATTCAATATCAAACTCAAACTAGTTCAGTCAAACGCCCTTATATTGTAGTGAATGACAGTGTTACTTATGGTGAACGACAACCAACAGGGCGTTTGCCTTTAGTTGATAATAAGCTAAAACAATTTAGTATTTTTGGTTTAGAACAATATAGACTGAAAAATTTTACTTTTGAATTAGCTGCTCGTGCTGAAAAACAACAGATTCCAATTAAATACGATATGCAATATCTCGCTGATGTAATGCAGCACAGTAAGGATAAATTGCCCGCTTTAGATACTTATAAAGAAAATGCTTTTTCTTATGCAGGTACAGTATTATGGGATTTTAAGCCTGATTATCGTTTATCATTTACAGCTTCACATAATGAACGTTTACCAACACCAATGGAATTGTATTACCATGGCAAGCATTTAGCAACCAATTCTTTTCAATATGGTAATCGCCATTTAGATAAAGAGCAATCAAATAATTTTGAATTAGGTTTAATGTACAACGGTCATCAATGGGATTATAAATTCAGTACCTATTATAATCGTTTCAAAAATTATATCCATAACCAAAATCTATATCGTGAAGGTAATTTATTTCAACGCCGTTATACCCAATCGAGAGCCAATATTTACGGTATTGAAGGTGAAGTGAGTTATCGTTTTGTACCAGAACAGCAAATTACTGTATATGGTGATTATGTTGTAGGTAAGTTATCCAAATTACCCAAAATTTATGGCGATTTAATTTATAGTGATGGCTATGATTGTATCAGTACCGATGAATATGGCGATTATGAAGATATTTGTTATGATGTAATTGGTGTTGAAACGATTAGCCCACCCAATCGCTATGCTCCACGAATGCCACCTGCTCGACTTGGTTTAGAACTTAAAAGTACATGGAATGATGCTTGGACAACATATTTAGATATTATGCATGTATTTGAACAAAAACGTACTTCAACTTCAATTTGGGTCAAAGAGAAATCTGATGATGACAAAACCAAAAAAAGTGGTGCAAAATTAAATACCTACCCTATCCCTGAAGATCGTACCAAAGGCTATACCATGCTTAATTTAGGTGTAGATTATAAACGTCAATGGGGTGGATTAGATTATCGTATTTCATTTAATGCTAATAACTTATTGAATGAAAAAGTATATATTCATAATTCATACTTACCTTATGTACCACAAATGGGACGTAATTTTAGTTTAGGGTTAAATGTAAAATTTTAA
- a CDS encoding 3'-5' exonuclease — translation MSLWQKIVRHYERKKLKDEQYAYLYDEHPNELVSFDCETTSLDVKEAEIISIGAVKIRDNQILTNESFYVLVKPEGMMEATNVTIHGLRPKDLRDGLPIEEALKQFLTFVGGRPLVGYYLEYDVAMVNKFLKPMLGIRLPQQQIEVSSLYYRREIERNRYDMVVDLRMASMFKNLGIPDLPRHDALNDSINVAMMYLALQRGFR, via the coding sequence ATGTCTTTATGGCAAAAAATAGTCCGTCATTATGAACGCAAAAAATTAAAAGATGAACAATATGCTTATTTATATGATGAACATCCAAATGAATTGGTCAGTTTTGATTGTGAAACCACCAGTTTAGATGTGAAAGAGGCGGAAATTATTTCCATTGGTGCAGTAAAAATTCGTGATAATCAGATTTTAACCAATGAATCATTTTATGTATTGGTGAAACCTGAAGGTATGATGGAGGCAACCAATGTAACGATTCATGGTTTACGCCCTAAAGATTTACGAGATGGTTTACCAATTGAAGAGGCATTAAAACAATTTTTGACCTTTGTTGGCGGTCGTCCGTTGGTTGGTTATTATTTGGAATATGATGTGGCAATGGTAAATAAATTTTTAAAACCAATGCTCGGTATTCGCCTACCGCAACAGCAAATTGAAGTGTCGAGTTTATATTATCGCCGTGAAATTGAGCGAAATCGTTATGATATGGTGGTGGATTTGCGTATGGCAAGTATGTTTAAAAATCTAGGAATCCCCGATTTACCACGACATGATGCGTTGAATGATTCAATTAACGTGGCAATGATGTATTTGGCATTGCAAAGAGGGTTTAGATAA
- a CDS encoding Rrf2 family transcriptional regulator codes for MRLTTRGRYAVTAMLDLALQPPTQTITLAEIASRQSISVAYLEQLFAKLKRQGLVASVRGANGGYYLARKAQTITVLEVIEAVNESVDATRCDHQGNCQNGSMCLTHDLWHNLSLHIADYLANITLDDLLNRENVQTVALRQNSSTHQVDEHTH; via the coding sequence ATGCGTCTTACTACTCGTGGTCGTTATGCAGTAACTGCTATGCTAGACCTAGCTCTGCAACCGCCAACTCAAACGATTACGCTCGCCGAAATTGCCTCACGCCAATCGATTTCTGTGGCTTATTTAGAGCAGTTATTTGCAAAATTAAAACGACAAGGACTGGTTGCCAGTGTACGTGGTGCAAATGGTGGTTATTATTTAGCACGCAAAGCTCAGACTATTACTGTATTAGAAGTGATCGAGGCAGTCAATGAAAGTGTTGATGCAACACGTTGCGATCATCAAGGTAATTGTCAAAACGGCTCTATGTGTTTGACACACGATCTTTGGCATAACCTATCATTGCATATCGCAGACTATTTGGCAAATATTACCCTTGATGATTTGCTTAATCGTGAAAATGTGCAAACAGTAGCGTTACGTCAAAATTCATCTACTCATCAAGTTGATGAACATACTCACTAA
- the iscU gene encoding Fe-S cluster assembly scaffold IscU, producing MAYSDKVIDHYENPRNVGALDKNADNVGTGMVGAPACGDVMRLQIQVNDNGIIEEARFKTYGCGSAIASSSLVTEWLKGKTLDEAQAIKNIDIANELELPPVKVHCSVLAEDAIKAAIEDYRSKQK from the coding sequence ATGGCATATTCAGACAAGGTCATTGACCATTATGAAAACCCACGCAATGTTGGTGCATTAGACAAAAATGCTGACAATGTTGGTACTGGTATGGTGGGTGCACCTGCTTGTGGTGATGTAATGCGTTTACAAATCCAAGTCAATGACAACGGTATCATTGAAGAAGCTCGTTTTAAAACTTATGGTTGCGGTTCTGCAATTGCATCAAGTTCATTGGTAACAGAATGGTTAAAAGGCAAAACTTTAGACGAAGCTCAAGCGATTAAAAATATCGACATTGCCAATGAACTTGAATTACCGCCAGTAAAAGTTCACTGCTCTGTTTTAGCTGAAGATGCAATTAAAGCAGCGATTGAAGATTATCGTAGCAAACAGAAATAA
- a CDS encoding DUF294 nucleotidyltransferase-like domain-containing protein has product MERFDFNYAPYDVLNPIERNILQNAVNIAFFHDEQVVIQPESNIDSLYIVLKGLIKEIGADGEVVNLYHPKDTFDTRGLLEGLSHHQFIVAEEALLYTLPKAIVLQLIESNVQFATYFYANITDKFSSILGQKTEREWAGLFISKVQDAFRGNTLWIDGQQTLTETAQMMKKNRVKSALVRHQNKVGIFTEAVFRDIIIQGASAQDITHIWANFNLISIDQHDYIFNALLKMMQYKIQRLVVEEEGEPIGTLEQMDILAYVSNHSQLIAERLENVENIEQLENIAQQMNIMIQSLHGNGMRAMQLAQLMRVLNKSLIEKAWHFVAPPELIEKSCLFVMGSEGRGEQVLKTDQDNALILQPDADLTMAEQATEQLAIVLEKLGYPPCKGKIMANNPDWRKPIADFKKMVVSWCIRPDPNSMMNLAIFYDAQAIAGNIELLDDVKQHLATYLSNDAGMLMMFARAVDQFQDHSQGFFAKLLGNERKTMDIKKMGLFPIVHGVRALCVEHKISETNTFERIQKLVVVNALDKQFGQDLSEALAYFMDLRLKFNIRYVKNNQQIVPNQVEVHSLSTLERDLLKDALRVVKDFKQIIRVHFHLNTM; this is encoded by the coding sequence ATGGAACGTTTTGACTTTAACTATGCCCCTTATGATGTTTTAAATCCCATTGAGCGAAATATCTTACAAAATGCAGTGAATATTGCTTTTTTTCATGATGAACAGGTGGTGATTCAGCCAGAAAGCAATATTGATAGCTTATATATTGTACTCAAAGGATTGATTAAAGAAATTGGAGCAGATGGCGAAGTTGTGAATTTATATCACCCTAAAGATACTTTTGATACACGAGGATTATTGGAAGGATTAAGTCATCATCAATTTATTGTAGCAGAAGAGGCATTATTATATACCTTACCTAAAGCGATAGTATTACAGTTAATTGAAAGTAATGTACAGTTTGCGACCTATTTTTATGCTAATATTACCGATAAATTTTCCAGTATTTTAGGACAAAAAACAGAGCGAGAATGGGCAGGGTTATTTATTTCTAAGGTTCAAGATGCATTTCGTGGCAATACTTTGTGGATTGATGGGCAACAAACGCTCACTGAAACTGCTCAAATGATGAAGAAAAATCGTGTCAAATCAGCTCTAGTTCGTCATCAAAATAAAGTGGGTATATTTACTGAGGCGGTGTTTAGAGATATCATAATACAAGGGGCATCAGCACAGGACATAACACATATATGGGCGAATTTTAATCTAATTAGTATTGACCAACATGATTATATTTTTAATGCTTTATTAAAAATGATGCAATATAAAATCCAACGTTTGGTGGTGGAAGAAGAAGGTGAGCCAATAGGTACACTGGAACAAATGGATATTTTAGCTTATGTGTCAAATCATAGCCAACTGATTGCTGAACGTTTGGAAAATGTAGAAAATATTGAACAATTAGAAAATATTGCTCAACAAATGAACATTATGATTCAATCCCTACATGGTAATGGTATGCGTGCAATGCAACTGGCTCAACTGATGCGAGTATTAAATAAGAGCTTGATTGAAAAAGCATGGCATTTTGTGGCTCCACCAGAATTGATTGAAAAATCGTGCTTATTTGTCATGGGTTCGGAGGGACGTGGCGAGCAGGTGCTAAAAACCGACCAAGATAATGCTTTGATTTTACAACCAGATGCTGACCTTACTATGGCAGAACAAGCGACTGAGCAACTTGCCATCGTACTAGAAAAACTAGGCTATCCACCATGTAAGGGTAAAATTATGGCAAATAATCCTGATTGGCGGAAACCAATTGCTGACTTTAAAAAGATGGTGGTATCGTGGTGTATTCGTCCTGACCCAAATAGTATGATGAATTTAGCAATTTTTTATGATGCACAAGCGATTGCAGGGAATATTGAATTGCTTGATGATGTTAAACAACATCTTGCGACTTATTTGAGTAATGATGCAGGTATGTTGATGATGTTTGCTCGAGCGGTGGATCAATTCCAAGACCATTCACAAGGCTTTTTTGCTAAATTATTGGGCAATGAACGTAAAACGATGGATATTAAAAAAATGGGATTATTCCCGATTGTACACGGTGTACGAGCATTATGTGTTGAACATAAAATTAGTGAAACAAATACCTTTGAACGTATTCAAAAATTAGTTGTTGTTAATGCCTTAGATAAACAATTTGGGCAGGATTTATCAGAGGCGTTGGCGTATTTTATGGATTTACGTTTAAAATTTAATATTCGCTATGTGAAAAATAATCAGCAAATCGTACCAAACCAAGTCGAAGTCCATAGTTTATCAACATTGGAACGGGATTTATTAAAAGATGCCTTGCGAGTGGTGAAAGATTTTAAACAAATTATTCGTGTGCATTTTCATTTAAATACCATGTAA
- the iscA gene encoding iron-sulfur cluster assembly protein IscA, producing MIYLTQNAADHVRNFLANRGKGEGIRVGVKTSGCSGLAYVLEFVDDIDPHDEVFNHFGVSVFVDPKSLVYLNGLEMDYVKNGLNEGFEFNNPNKKGECGCGESFTV from the coding sequence ATGATTTACTTAACACAAAATGCAGCTGACCACGTACGTAATTTTTTAGCCAATCGTGGTAAAGGAGAAGGTATTCGTGTTGGTGTTAAAACATCTGGTTGCTCTGGCTTAGCCTATGTACTTGAATTTGTTGATGACATCGACCCACATGATGAAGTATTTAATCATTTTGGAGTGAGTGTTTTTGTTGATCCAAAAAGTTTGGTTTATCTCAATGGTTTAGAAATGGACTATGTTAAAAATGGTCTCAATGAAGGTTTTGAGTTTAACAATCCAAACAAAAAAGGTGAATGTGGTTGCGGTGAATCATTTACAGTGTAA
- a CDS encoding IscS subfamily cysteine desulfurase, which yields MTRPIYLDYAATTPVDEQVAQKMMQCLTFDGNFGNPASRSHAYGWQAEEQVEYAREQVANLVKADPREIVWTSGATESNNLAIKGIAQFYGSRGKHIITSKIEHKSVLDVMRELEEDGFEISYVEPEERTGLITAEKVKELLRPDTILVSLMMVNNEIGTVTDVAAIGELTRANKTFLHVDAAQAVGKVEIDLSKIKVDLMSFSGHKAYGPKGIGALFVRRNPRVRIKAQMHGGGHERGMRSGTLATHQIVGMGEAFELAGQRLESEQARLRVLRDKLWNGLSGMEEVYLNGHPEHNVANYLNVSFNYVEGESLMMSLKDIAVSSGSACTSATLEPSYVLRALGLSDELAHSSIRFSFGKYTTEADIDHVLSVTQTAVEKLRELSPLWDMFKDGIDLNSVEWQEH from the coding sequence ATGACTCGTCCAATTTATCTTGATTATGCAGCAACTACACCTGTTGATGAACAAGTTGCACAAAAAATGATGCAATGCTTAACATTTGATGGTAACTTTGGTAATCCTGCATCTCGTTCACACGCTTACGGTTGGCAAGCAGAAGAACAAGTAGAATACGCTCGTGAACAAGTGGCTAATTTGGTTAAAGCTGATCCACGTGAAATTGTGTGGACATCTGGTGCGACTGAATCAAATAACTTAGCCATTAAAGGTATTGCTCAATTCTATGGCTCTCGTGGTAAGCACATCATTACCAGTAAGATTGAACATAAATCAGTACTTGATGTAATGCGTGAACTTGAAGAAGACGGCTTTGAAATTAGCTATGTTGAACCTGAAGAACGTACTGGTTTAATCACAGCAGAAAAAGTAAAAGAATTATTACGTCCTGATACCATTTTAGTCTCTTTGATGATGGTTAATAATGAAATTGGTACTGTAACAGATGTTGCTGCCATTGGTGAACTTACTCGTGCCAATAAAACATTCTTGCACGTTGATGCTGCTCAAGCAGTGGGTAAAGTTGAAATCGACTTATCAAAAATCAAAGTAGATTTAATGAGTTTCTCTGGACACAAAGCCTATGGTCCTAAAGGGATTGGTGCATTATTTGTTCGCCGTAATCCACGTGTTCGCATTAAAGCACAAATGCACGGCGGTGGTCATGAGCGTGGTATGCGTTCTGGTACATTGGCAACCCATCAAATCGTAGGCATGGGCGAAGCTTTTGAATTGGCAGGACAACGTTTAGAAAGCGAACAAGCTCGTTTACGTGTATTGCGTGATAAGTTATGGAATGGTTTGTCTGGTATGGAAGAAGTTTATCTGAACGGACACCCAGAGCATAATGTTGCCAACTATTTAAATGTCAGCTTTAACTATGTTGAAGGTGAATCATTGATGATGTCATTAAAAGACATCGCTGTATCGAGTGGTTCAGCATGTACATCAGCAACTTTAGAGCCATCTTATGTATTGCGTGCTTTAGGCTTATCTGATGAATTGGCACACAGCTCAATCCGTTTTAGCTTTGGTAAATATACCACTGAAGCCGACATCGACCATGTTTTAAGCGTTACTCAAACTGCAGTTGAAAAATTGCGTGAATTATCACCACTTTGGGATATGTTCAAAGACGGTATCGACTTAAATAGCGTTGAATGGCAAGAACACTAA
- a CDS encoding HU family DNA-binding protein → MNKSELIDAIAEKSGLTKVDAAKALDAVTSSITEALVKGDSVTLIGFGTFAIKERAERQGFNPKTKEPLTIAAAKLPSFKPGKAFKDAVDVKEAPKKATKKKK, encoded by the coding sequence ATGAATAAATCAGAATTAATTGATGCAATTGCAGAAAAATCAGGTCTGACAAAAGTAGATGCAGCTAAAGCATTAGATGCAGTAACTAGTAGTATTACTGAAGCATTGGTAAAAGGCGATAGCGTAACTTTAATTGGCTTTGGTACATTTGCAATCAAAGAGCGTGCAGAGCGTCAAGGTTTTAACCCAAAAACCAAAGAGCCTTTAACAATTGCAGCAGCAAAATTACCAAGTTTTAAACCAGGTAAAGCATTTAAAGATGCAGTTGATGTGAAAGAAGCACCAAAAAAAGCGACTAAAAAGAAAAAATAA